Within Thermoanaerobaculia bacterium, the genomic segment GGATCTTCCTCGCGACGACGCCGGCGCTCTCGCGCTGATCGATCTTCGACAGGAGCAGCACGAACTCGTCTCCGCCGACGCGGGCGAGGGTGTCGGAGAGGCGGATGAGCGGAAGGAGCCGGTCCGCGACCTGCTGGAGGAGCACGTCCCCGACCTTGTGCCCGAGGCTGTCGTTGACGACCTTGAATCGGTCGAGATCGATGAACAGGACGGCGAGAGGATGGGATTCGCGTCGGGCGGTCGCGAGCGCGATTCCGAGCCGGTCTTCGAACCGCACGCGGTTGGCGAGTCCCGTCAGCGCGTCCTCGTAGGCGAGACGCTCGATCTGCTTCTCGGCGCGCCGGGTTTCCGTCACGTCGTGGTGGATCGAGAGGATCGCCCGCCCCCCCTCGTAGTCCATCATCGACGCGCTGACGAGCATGTCGATCGGCGTGCCGTTGCGCGCGCGATGCGCCGAACCGACGTTGCGGATCGATCCCTCGCGCGCGATGCGGGCGGTCTCTTCCTCGGCGCTGCCGGGCTCGTCCATGAGGTCATCGAGCGTCATCCCGATCAGGTCCGACGGCTCGTAGCCGTACGCTTCCCCCGCGCGCCGATTCGCGTTCAGGATCCGCCGCGACTCGGGGTCGATGATCAGGACGGCGTCGTTCGCGTTCTCGAACAGGCTCCGGTACTGGCGCTCGGAGCGCGCGACGGCGTCGGCCGCGCGCTTGCGTTCGACGGCCGTCGCGATGTGCTGCGAGACGAACGTCAGGAGCTCCTTCTCGCGGATGCCGTACCGGATCGACTCGCTGTAGGTCTGGACCGTGAGCACGCCGAAAGTCCGCTCGCCGCTCCGCAGCGGAACGCCGAGCCAGTCGATCGTCGTCGTCCCCTGCGCGTCGAGCTCGCCGGCCGCGACGCGCTCCTCGATTTCCGCGCCCGTGAGCATCAGCGGCCGGCCGGTGCGCATGACGACGCCCGTCAGTCCCTGCCCGGGCCGGATCGGGTCGGGCGGCGGATCGAACTCGTCGACGAAGTACGGGAAACGGATGAGCCCGGCGGCTTCGTCGGCGATCGCGATGTAGAAGTTCCGGGCGTACATCAGCTCGCCGACGGTCCGGTGCAGCTCTTCGTAGAACGAGGTCAGATCGCTCGCGCTGGCGGTGATCTCGGCGATCCGGTAGAGCGCCGCCTGGAGGGCGTCGGCGCGCACGCGGTCGGTCATGTCCTCCACGAGCATCATCCGCGCGGTCCGCGTTCCGAGCTCGAGGGGATGCGTGGTGACGCGAACCTCGATCTCGGAGCCGTCCTTGCGGCGATGGCGGGCGCGCGTCGTGCGGGGGGGCTCGATGCCGGGGGCGGAGACCGGAGACCAGGAATCCTCGACCAGGATCTCGGGAAGCGTCCGCACGAGGAAATCCGTCGCGGAATAGCCGTAATACGCGACGGCGGCGTCGTTGACCGCGAGAAACCGCAGATTTTCCTCGTCGTAGACGCACATCGGCACCGGGCTCGTCTCGAAGAGCTGCCGGTACCGCGCTTCCGAGGCGCGCAACAGGTCTTCGGCGTTCTTGCGGCCCGTGATGTCGACGGAGACGCCGGCGACGCCCTCGACTCTCCCGTCCGCGCCGCGCACCGGCCGGGAGACCGTTTCGAAGACGCGCGCCTGGACTCTGACGAGCCAGGTCAGTTCTTCGCCGCGGAGCCCCCGCCGGAGCGCCTCCAGGATTTCCGGAGTATCGGCATAGACGTCGAACGCGTTCTGCCCGACCACTTCGCCCGGCTCCAGGCCGAGCACGCCGAGCCCGCCTCCCTCCGAAAAGAGAAAAGTTCCGGTCGCGTCGATCGCCCAGAGAACCTGGGGGAGCGCGGCGAGGATGCGGCGGATCGAGGCGGCGTCGCGAGCCGCGTCGATGGGCGGCTCGGGATCCGGTTCGCTTCCTCCGAGAGCGACGGATCGCTTCATGAATTCGCCGGGCAGTACCGGATCCGGAGCCGGGTCGGCGAGTCGGCGCGAATGGGCTTGTCCTCCGTGGTTTTTCGAGGATCGTATCCCGATCCGGAACGAGGCGTCAATCCCGCGCCTTGAGGAAATCTTCAGAGATGAAGGTGCGCCGGAACGCCGGTCTGCCGGGTTACGTTCGTGACGGAGCGATTTTTCACAGGAGGTGGCCCATGCTCCGGAGAATTCTCATGGTGACGGCGATCGCGACGTTGGCGGCCTGCGGCGGAGGTCATTCCTCTCCGACGGAGAGCAAATCGAGCCCTCCCGCCGGTACGGGGATGACGATGGTTCAGGTGGGGGACAACTTCTTCAGCCCGCAGTCCATCCAGATCTCTTCGGGCCAGACCGTCCAGTGGACGTTGACGGGCCAGATGACGAACCACACCGTGACGGACACCGGCGGCGCGTTCGACAGCGGATTTCTCTCCCGTCCGGGCGCGACGTTCTCGCACACGTTCACCGCCGCGGATGCGGGGAAGACGTTCCACTACCAGTGCCAGACGCACGCGAGTCTGGGGATGACGGGCATCGTCCAGGTCCGTTGACGGCGGGCGCGGAGACGGAAGGCGTCGCGAAAGGGAGTCGCCGCGGGCTTCAGCCCTGGGCGGCTTTGTCGATTTCCTCGGGGGATCGCGGCCGCGACTGCATGGCGAGGCGGGGAAGCTCTCGGACGATCGCGGCGAGAGCGTCGATCATCGCTTCCATCTGGGCGAGGGC encodes:
- a CDS encoding plastocyanin/azurin family copper-binding protein; protein product: MLRRILMVTAIATLAACGGGHSSPTESKSSPPAGTGMTMVQVGDNFFSPQSIQISSGQTVQWTLTGQMTNHTVTDTGGAFDSGFLSRPGATFSHTFTAADAGKTFHYQCQTHASLGMTGIVQVR
- a CDS encoding EAL domain-containing protein — protein: MKRSVALGGSEPDPEPPIDAARDAASIRRILAALPQVLWAIDATGTFLFSEGGGLGVLGLEPGEVVGQNAFDVYADTPEILEALRRGLRGEELTWLVRVQARVFETVSRPVRGADGRVEGVAGVSVDITGRKNAEDLLRASEARYRQLFETSPVPMCVYDEENLRFLAVNDAAVAYYGYSATDFLVRTLPEILVEDSWSPVSAPGIEPPRTTRARHRRKDGSEIEVRVTTHPLELGTRTARMMLVEDMTDRVRADALQAALYRIAEITASASDLTSFYEELHRTVGELMYARNFYIAIADEAAGLIRFPYFVDEFDPPPDPIRPGQGLTGVVMRTGRPLMLTGAEIEERVAAGELDAQGTTTIDWLGVPLRSGERTFGVLTVQTYSESIRYGIREKELLTFVSQHIATAVERKRAADAVARSERQYRSLFENANDAVLIIDPESRRILNANRRAGEAYGYEPSDLIGMTLDDLMDEPGSAEEETARIAREGSIRNVGSAHRARNGTPIDMLVSASMMDYEGGRAILSIHHDVTETRRAEKQIERLAYEDALTGLANRVRFEDRLGIALATARRESHPLAVLFIDLDRFKVVNDSLGHKVGDVLLQQVADRLLPLIRLSDTLARVGGDEFVLLLSKIDQRESAGVVARKIQEIFRKPFRIGQRELFVTPSIGISVFPEDGDDADSLVKNADVAMYVAKQRGRDNYQFYSRSGQRGGLERLELESKLHHAIENQEFRVHFQPQVSLRNGVITGMEALVRWKHPTRGILLPADFISLAEDSGLIVDLGMLVLELACRQARAWRNKGYRDLSVAVNLSIRQLQEVDFAARVKEVLDATALPPGQLRLEITESVAMQNLDISIEALGKLKRLGVGITMDDFGTGYSSLSYLKILPVDTLKIDRSFIRDVARDTNDASIVRASIVLAHELRLRVVAEGVETPDQLHFLRQHQCDEVQGFLFSPALPAEKFEALLGEDRRLPL